The nucleotide sequence ATAAAGTAGTATGTccattgaaaaatagaaaaagtcaTTACAAATGTAACCAAATTAACAGACCTataatttcatttgatatttgaattataCAAACTCGTGTTCGCACAggaattcaattaatattttttaattgaataccttaattttaaagttttaaaGTTTACCCTGGTTCCTGTTTTAGTTTGTTAGATTTGAGTTAGATATAGTtacaaaatttcacaataacCATTACTAAGGGCATActcatatcaattttttttcttgtatttctgGTGCTATAAATAGTATTTCTTGTCCGATTATCTCAAATTCTACTAGTTATTTGGTACAATAAAGAACGTTTGCTGTAagataactaagaaaaaattcataattaaaaaaattacaataattccTTCTATACATTTTGTTGTACTTATGTCTTGTATCTAATCTGTGTTTGTGCCCTACTTATAATGATAGTATTAATACAGTAGTAATTCAATCTAGTGTAATGCGAATCAGATAGTTAATTGAAGAAGTGAAATGCTTGAATTAGAATCAAATAttctacatattttatttaatttgagaaTACCTAAAGGATGCGCCAATGTACTATCAGGTATACTTTCTTTACATGTGATGAAggtatttaaatacaattctaCAGAATTACTTTTTACATTCCGCTATAcatattaggttttagtttatttataattagatttaGGTGAAGCAGTTTCTTTAGAGTGAGATTATTTGTAATTCTATTGTTTCTTaaagaacaaaatttattttcatgtataatatctacaaatgttttaaaatttccgCTAGTTGTAGCTTCCTTTTTAAAATcgtataaaatatgtttctggtatttcaattgtaaaatcaaaatgaaGCTTCATGGCTTGAATTTTTGAAACACATGCTCATTATAtgtcaaattaataaactttGTAATTTTGGAATGTGTCTTTCATTCAAAGTATATAAAACCTATTgctagaaaaataaacataggAATAATTTTGAGaacgttattttttaatttgaaaatgtagatGTCAATATAATTTACACGAGCAACTTGCTTTTTTTTCGGGTGTATTGTACTTTTATGAATTAATGATGGGCCCAGAAATGAAATAATGGTCGCATTCACCGGACGAAACTGCTGTGCTGCTGTTGTACAACCTTAGCGCAATCGTTCGATGACACACGCTACAAACTCAATACGTTCTGAAACGGACGCCATATTTcggaaattgagaaaaaactgACACAAAACCAGCATAGAAATTTGTTGAATCAACTGTGTATTTTGTggtcaaattaattaattcagtCATGGGGatgagaaaaatgaatttatatatatattatatatgttttttagaACATCCATGTATTTTTGGGTACCCGTTTTTATAAACAATGATTCCCCTGTCCCGTTCCGTGCCATCACCACCCGTTACTATCTCCTCCCCAGTTTATTTTCCCCATCCTTCACAcgaattctaatatttttctaatttttcttgataactGATATTCTTTTCCCCTTTCTCTTCCGCCATCTTAATTAATTCCTCTATTATTCTAAATGCTTCCTCCCTAATTTTATCATGTAGTTAAACCACACTGTttgtttttaagttattttctatatctattTGTCCCGTCTCCAGCTCCTCTAATACTTCCCCACATTTCttcccttattttttttttataatttccagtTACCCCTTCCACTTCCTTTCCTATTAGCACAACATTACTTTCCCTTCCCCTTAATATATCCTCGATCCTTTCTCTTTCccatttagtttttttattaacttcctCCCATTCTTGACCTACTAATTTTTCCGATACCTCATATTCCTCGCCTTTATCCAATtcctctattattttttatttttttcctcctCCTCGATTCACTCCCTACATTTTTTCCctttattttttagttctttattaattatatcCCCAAGCtcctctattttttaaataatttttcatctcctatcaaattctttatttctgttattttcctATTTATCTTCCCTTCTTCCTCCCCCGTTATTATCGTTTCTccctattttttttgtttcattctcCCCCTCTATTCTGCTCTCTTCCCTTTCTCTTTTTATCCCCTTTTccccaaacaaaatttttttttaatattctaccTTCGCTGCTCTCCTCTTTGGTTTCTTCTTCTATTATCATTGACTGTATTTTGATCCCCCGCtcctgtttattttttgtttttcctttgtCTTGCCAATAGTTCCTCATTAGTTTGTTTTCCATGTGGTTCCCACGAGTCGGTACGTTGGAAGGTCCAGCGGAGCAGTGCGCCCTTAACCCGCTAAAGCAGATTACTCTAGGTGGTCGCCAGGTATCCCAGAAGACTGACTCACGCGCAGCCATACATTCCATAACATAATTCTCATATTAGCGTTAATTTATAAGAATGGAACTTTTCTTAATAATGTTACAGATGCATCCTACATCATGCTGTTATGTAGatgtgcaattttttttataaaatttcacataaCTTCCAAATATCTTTCATTATTAGTTAAGGTCTTTCATCGATTAGTTTGAATAACATCATTATTGAAACAGTGTCATTGTGAATATTGGTGTCAGTAAGCAGTGtttagtataaatatcacctacagttccagaaattccaactaaaCTGAGAAAACtacagaataaaaaataatttgcataaaagttatatattttctactatttttataaatgtatagaATCACACTTCATAcagattcaatttttcatagtGATTATATTGTCTCAATCTAAATTTTGCAATAtttgtaaatcatttttacaGAACTAATATCTTCATTACAAATGAAACAATATCAAAGATATGTTTTAACTGAAATGaagttaattaaaataagtatatatataagtattttaatgttatcattgtactttgacatttttatataaGATTCAATTCAGGTAGAAGAAAATATAGTGCCTCATAAAAGTTATTAACCAAAGAACTTATTCAACTGTATTTATTTGACAAAATCTCAAACATCAATTGGTTGTGATGAATTTCCCATGTCTTTCAAAGGTACAGAAACACTAGTATTTGTTGGTTGTGACCATCCAGAAGCTAATTCATTCTGCCTTCTTTTTTGCTCTTCTCTTCTCTTATACTCTTCCAGTTCAAAATAATATCTAGGCATAAACATAAAAGTTACATACTGACTATTCAtgaaaagaaaaacacatttttttagaaattgtttttgtaatgaGATTATTGGGTAGTTTTGGTGTAAAAACACCAGGGTCGAATTACATACCAGTTATTAGTTGCcttaaattgtgaaaattatgtgattattgtatattaatttgtttctaatgattataattaataaaaaggtAATCACTAACCTTGGTGTAGTAATTCCAAAAACTGATGACAGAAATTCTCCTATTGTATCTACCACATTTAGGGTTGAATTCCCTGCAGACCAAGCTTTCAACCAAAACCAGGGTCCCCATGTCATAGTAGCCTAAACATTACAAAATTATcaccaattttcaaatttttaatgttgactatttcaatttgttccttattctttattaatatcaaGAAAAGGTATATAAAGTTGAActgagtttttaaaattttgtgtaTACCCTTTTTGAAGTTatgattcaaattcaaaattaatactaACGGGATCGATTTGTTGATTTTGTGTGCTGTTATCTTCTTCATCTGTACTGTATTCTTCTAGTATGCCATCACTAAAATGCAAAACTCTTTTAGGTGTTTTCACTTTTATCGAATTTTGGCCTTCAACTTGAgccatattttgtttttcttctggACGAATTAACaccattttaatatatttaaatcgaTTAAGAAGCCTTCGATAAGTTTATCAAAGTAATGTTTGTTGTAATTACGTGTAATTCCCTTGAATAATTTACGCCTTGAAACTATTAATGTAAATTTTACCGTTCAATACTAACCATAGAATTGGTTACATATGACATATGATAATAGGCATTTTGTAGTGAAGCTGCTGCGTTATTTAAAAAAGTGGCatgaaacataaatttaaatgtgCACTTATAGTAGCAGTTGAACCAGGCCAGAGCAATTCATATGattgaataacaatttttttagattgAAATTAATACAGTTAATTCGAAAAGATCGATTCACAagtaataaaacttttcaaagtttattcataattattctCAAGAAATTTTTTACTCCTTATGTTAGAATTATCCGTCTTGTCGaactatttttattcttatttacgCATCTGCTCTTGTTTTTACTATAGATGCGAGAGCAgtattgaattaattgaaagCAACatgttatttattgataaatagtGTGATATAAATACAAGATAATACAAGTATCGTTATTTGAAACGTCGGCacttttttaattgatttaatttaaaaGCAACGttaagtgaaattatttttactgacaagtataataaaacaattaacgtGATAAACTCAACATCaaatctaaattttcaaaaaaaaaacagtgtgTCTTCTTAATTTGCTTGGTTTGAAAATGCCTTAATAGTCAACATGCGCGCTTTCACACGTACAGTTTGTTGGCAGCAATGCTAACTGCTTCCTGTCTGTTTACAATCGGTGGCATGTAAACAATTTGTTCTAAATTAAAGAGGCGATATTAAGGTGTGGTTggataaaaaaaagattataaaaatgaCCAATTCTAAAATTGTTATAATGTGTTTTAGTAGATATAAAGTGCGTGTTATGTGATTTTAGTGTGtatgtgtttttgtttgtattgtaattagtttaaatGTCAAAAGGTTTAGGTTATGCACCAGTGGTCATACTAGAACTACCAAAACccatctttttcttgaaatgaGCAATTGGGCAGCTAGAATGCATCGGCGAGCTGCCACTTTTGGTAATGTTGTCACCTCCTGTGGCCACCCTACAGGACCCTTTCCTCGCCGTCTTGAAAAAGTCAAATTTGGCGTTCCTCTGGAAGAAGTCTGTAAGAATGATATTCCGGGACCACTTTTGGTAAATATAAGtgtataatgaataataaatgcGTAACTTGTTCAATGAAATATTACACTTAACATTTCAATTTCCTTGTCTAATTGTGGCTAATGCTACTGAcctatttatatacatatattttttcaaattttttactgatATGGCACCAATTTCATATAGAACAATTGTTATGCCAATGTGCAGTAAGAATTAACTAAATTATcctgtttttgaaaattttactagAGAGTTATTTAAatgttgaattgaaattttgacctattaatttttgttgtgtaactgtttttttgttttttcataaataacataataattaattgttattgGAAGTTGAagcattttcaacaaaaaatgatttttagtgTAAATTGACACATATATTGAACATTGAATCTAAAtactattatctattttttgattcattaatCTTTTATAAGTAGCTGTCTTGCTTATCTAAgagttgattattttttcagtttttaaaaaatgtattaggTGATAGTAAAAGAGTCAACTTTGGTTCTATGTAAATAGTACTATTTTTACATTTGTAATTCATAAAACACATGTATCATTTACTTTTTTCAGAAATTAGTATCTTTCATGGAATACATTCTATTTATTTCATGTAAGAATACTGCAAATTTCTTGAAATACTGCAACAAGCAgtcaaaactattaattattccATTGAGCTCCTAATCTATACTTTAGGTATATGTTAAAACgcatattttacattttaataatgCCAATCCAATTTGTCATACATTATTAACAATGatttaatgatgaataacattaagttaatatttagaaattgtattattcattattaatacatttatgTAAACAATTCTGTGTgctcatttatttttcaatacaagGTAcacatacaaataatttatcaacaagTCTGCTTAAACCTGTTACATTTttaatgtatgtatgtatatgagtatatacagtgtgttgCATTTAAGATGAAGGCACATCCATATTATGGTCATTTTACTGAATTCAGATTTGAATTTTCATAGCCATACAGGGTGATGCGACTTGTCAAAGATAATCAactaaaattgtgaaattttaaattacattCTCCACTTAACAATGGAAGGCTACAAACTTATAATTCTCtagaaatttaatattcaaagaTACAGTGGCCACTGGTAATACTAAGTAGTATTTGCTTTGACTGCACTTCTTTGTATGTTTCAACATGTGAGAAATCAGTTTggtataacaaaataaatacttataATGATCATaatcttttgaaaaacatttttttatagctGTTAGCTTCAAAAAAGCTATTTAATTAGCTTTTGTTGTTACTAgtgttttataacaaaaaatttgcaaatttaATTGATATCAAATATGCCAATTACCAAATATTACAATACTTTCCCTTCTTAAgcttttcaatgaataaaatatctaTTGTGCATTGAGAGTTTTATTAAGGTCTTCAATAGAGTTGGTATAACTAGAATAGTCAATAAAGAGATCAAGCGTTATTTCATGGGAACACaccaaaaattaagtttttttatgatcTAATAAATTTGGCAACTAGGGTTTGTATTCATCAGTAAATTGCTTCAGTTCTAAAGTGGGAGAACAGATATCacttatacttttatatttacagtattttttacTCTTTATGTGACACTTATAGTTTTTGTACTAGCTTTGTTTTCTGTCATTGAATacatttgataataaatattctctTCTTTTTCAGGTACTTATATTAAAACTCAACAAAGAAGCACCATATAGAAAAGATGTGTTCAGAGCACCTGGTCACCAAGGAGCCATGAAGAAACTGATACATTTTTTACAGACTGGAAGACTGGTCAATATGGACAATTTCAGTGTGCATACAATAGCAAGTGTTCTAAAAAAGTTTCTTAGAAAAGTACCTGGTGGTGTGTTCGGTAGagacattga is from Diorhabda carinulata isolate Delta chromosome 1, icDioCari1.1, whole genome shotgun sequence and encodes:
- the LOC130899000 gene encoding protein FAM177A1 → MVLIRPEEKQNMAQVEGQNSIKVKTPKRVLHFSDGILEEYSTDEEDNSTQNQQIDPATMTWGPWFWLKAWSAGNSTLNVVDTIGEFLSSVFGITTPRYYFELEEYKRREEQKRRQNELASGWSQPTNTSVSVPLKDMGNSSQPIDV